In one Candidatus Aegiribacteria sp. genomic region, the following are encoded:
- a CDS encoding SpoIIE family protein phosphatase — translation MNSFRLAAVFEKRGFPGGIQDLLRRDAELLIPPRWADNTVLIDPDALVPDALLLIINGPLSTHMRNTYFNCYRRGIPIAGICYLTEPEDDPVALKLSDQNLCWSFSSAGFGRELLRNQVQDWLRGLNRESFPFPEGKELIQSYGDIDVSPVDQDSYESAREVLTKRGFVCLSGSLGAGKTTIARRLLIEAAREGLNPVEFITRDLYFAEVVQLLTGPEDCAVFLDIDTLRRIVDIYPLRLWSTILTLMIRVTETRHRLILATSSPEIAVVFDTYHDAHIKLPEPSTSRKWRLKQGQDALKWFRSQGSLKKAGLLLLAAFDPVVPEAVFKSTLFKFWDRLIVQEDRKFPSTEELELLYSNSLAAQGIAPFRRISGSGEVYIAVSDSMKMWAIDNGIQELLKKDAPIIRAFADTLIGSSESSVRRAGYFLAGFYGDLSDEVRAKLLLHIAAEESGTVLTDVLNTLLSSINSADESIIGMYRIMMEKGSSEVRGSVAGTLFRSWVMESAETVDLVNAAAEDPDPRVRGQFIQGLTFLEMSERGSRIYNKLLEDDSIEVRQNILLHIGSKFPDLSSREYEVLNDVLESGDSGLLPPLIIGLLDRELEEFNQEFSDLLWVLMERLPDGGRGRLAWRIGARLRFFSREVRKTLRSDLSEKDVLPVTRCMLMNYSSLDEDEKKNLWVMIHERVSDSRAFAHMVLRYYSIMDETDRNNLLKTVLVSERYDGREALSQLICRGRTDLAEASFELIEEILADGEFEKRALLPFFVLWNGNDLGENQEEIISAFLTDNSPLVRKSLVRAVRRLGVLTSDSIRVLVQLSADEKRAVRAAAGAALGEFESDGTHNLSSVLITLLSDEDPFVRLSTLSGLLENVLLSAEKLLPVVSAALDDPASEVRLEAVQGLRRYPAMCSKGDVAGKLAERLVDPDRNVRMEVVELVTETPELLASKEVRNRMPDILLNRLSTGHAIAEELSMARKIQLDLLPDKPPNPERYDIESYYRPAREVGGDYFDFFHLPDRNLGIAIADVAGKGIPAALTMAGLKGNLEAYVQNIYSISEIMQKVNESSVLGEGDLIMTGLFYSVLDLDSGKLTYVNAGHNPPLLVRREGSTTWLDRGGLILGLSDNAEYEHGTDELEPGDVLVLYTDGITEAMDKFNVELGIDRLKQVVLDNRDLSAQQIAGGILEAVNSHSDGIPQGDDQTLVVVKHR, via the coding sequence GTGAACAGTTTTAGACTTGCTGCAGTATTCGAAAAAAGGGGTTTCCCCGGCGGGATTCAGGATCTTCTCAGAAGAGACGCAGAGCTGCTGATTCCTCCAAGATGGGCTGATAATACTGTACTGATCGATCCTGATGCTCTGGTTCCAGATGCACTTCTTCTGATAATCAATGGTCCCCTTTCCACTCACATGAGGAACACATACTTCAATTGTTACAGACGCGGGATTCCGATAGCAGGCATATGCTACCTTACAGAACCTGAAGATGATCCTGTAGCGCTCAAGCTTTCCGATCAGAACCTCTGCTGGTCGTTCTCCTCGGCCGGCTTCGGAAGGGAACTCCTTCGAAATCAGGTTCAGGATTGGCTTCGTGGATTGAATCGAGAGTCCTTTCCCTTTCCTGAAGGTAAGGAATTGATTCAATCGTACGGAGATATCGATGTTTCGCCTGTAGATCAGGATTCTTACGAATCCGCGAGGGAAGTCCTGACAAAACGCGGCTTCGTGTGTCTCAGTGGTTCTCTGGGAGCAGGGAAGACCACCATTGCGCGCAGGCTTCTGATAGAGGCAGCCAGGGAGGGTTTGAATCCTGTTGAGTTCATAACTCGTGACCTTTATTTCGCAGAAGTAGTTCAGCTTCTTACCGGCCCGGAGGACTGTGCTGTATTCCTGGATATTGATACACTCAGAAGAATAGTAGATATCTATCCGCTTCGTCTCTGGTCAACAATTCTCACGCTGATGATCAGAGTAACTGAAACAAGGCACAGGCTGATCCTTGCGACATCTTCACCGGAGATAGCTGTGGTTTTTGACACATATCACGATGCGCATATCAAACTTCCGGAACCTTCGACAAGCAGAAAATGGCGATTGAAACAGGGTCAGGATGCTCTCAAGTGGTTTCGATCTCAGGGTTCTCTGAAGAAAGCTGGACTTCTGCTGCTTGCAGCGTTTGACCCGGTTGTTCCCGAGGCGGTTTTCAAGAGCACGCTCTTCAAGTTCTGGGATAGGCTGATTGTACAGGAAGACAGAAAATTTCCATCTACTGAAGAGCTTGAATTACTTTACAGTAATTCTCTTGCAGCTCAGGGCATAGCGCCTTTCCGAAGGATTTCGGGAAGCGGTGAGGTTTATATAGCGGTCAGCGATTCGATGAAAATGTGGGCAATCGATAACGGAATTCAAGAACTTCTGAAGAAGGATGCCCCCATTATCCGGGCTTTTGCGGACACGTTAATTGGAAGCTCTGAATCCAGCGTAAGACGGGCAGGATATTTTCTGGCTGGATTCTATGGAGATCTGTCTGACGAAGTGAGGGCTAAACTTCTTCTGCACATTGCTGCTGAAGAATCCGGGACTGTTCTTACCGATGTTCTCAATACATTGCTGAGTTCTATTAACAGTGCTGATGAGTCTATTATCGGTATGTACAGGATAATGATGGAAAAGGGCAGTTCCGAAGTCAGGGGATCAGTCGCGGGGACGCTTTTCAGATCATGGGTAATGGAATCCGCTGAGACAGTTGATCTGGTTAACGCAGCTGCAGAAGACCCCGACCCGCGAGTGAGAGGACAGTTCATTCAGGGTTTGACATTTCTGGAAATGTCTGAACGTGGATCAAGGATATATAATAAGCTTCTTGAGGATGATTCAATAGAAGTCCGGCAGAATATTCTGTTACACATCGGCAGCAAATTTCCCGATCTATCCAGCAGAGAATACGAAGTACTCAATGATGTTCTTGAAAGTGGTGATTCCGGATTACTGCCTCCTCTGATCATAGGGTTGCTTGACAGAGAACTTGAAGAGTTCAATCAGGAATTCAGTGATCTCCTCTGGGTATTAATGGAACGGCTTCCCGATGGCGGCAGGGGAAGACTTGCCTGGAGAATCGGAGCGAGATTGAGGTTTTTCAGCAGAGAAGTAAGGAAAACTCTTCGATCCGACCTTTCTGAAAAAGATGTTCTTCCTGTAACCCGCTGCATGCTGATGAATTATTCCTCACTTGATGAGGATGAGAAGAAGAACCTCTGGGTTATGATTCACGAGCGCGTAAGCGACAGCAGAGCATTTGCGCACATGGTTCTGCGGTATTACAGTATTATGGATGAAACAGACAGAAACAATTTGCTCAAGACGGTGCTTGTGTCAGAACGCTATGATGGAAGGGAAGCACTGAGTCAGCTGATATGCAGGGGACGAACTGATCTGGCAGAGGCTTCCTTTGAACTGATTGAAGAGATTCTTGCTGATGGTGAATTTGAGAAAAGGGCCTTGCTTCCGTTTTTTGTGCTCTGGAACGGTAATGATCTTGGTGAAAATCAGGAAGAGATCATTTCTGCTTTTTTAACTGATAATTCACCTCTTGTACGAAAATCCCTTGTCAGGGCAGTTCGTCGTCTTGGAGTACTCACTTCTGATTCAATAAGGGTTCTTGTTCAGCTTTCAGCTGATGAAAAAAGAGCTGTCCGGGCAGCAGCCGGAGCAGCATTGGGAGAATTCGAGAGCGATGGCACTCATAATCTGAGCAGCGTTCTGATCACCCTTCTTTCTGATGAAGATCCATTTGTCAGGTTGAGTACTCTTTCCGGTCTCCTGGAGAATGTTCTTCTTTCAGCTGAAAAGCTCCTGCCTGTTGTTTCTGCTGCTCTTGATGATCCTGCTTCGGAAGTAAGGCTGGAAGCGGTTCAAGGTTTAAGAAGATATCCCGCGATGTGTTCAAAAGGAGATGTTGCCGGAAAACTGGCTGAAAGGCTTGTTGATCCTGACAGAAATGTCCGCATGGAAGTAGTAGAGCTTGTCACTGAAACTCCTGAACTGCTTGCTTCAAAAGAAGTCAGAAACAGAATGCCTGATATTCTGCTGAACAGGTTATCCACCGGTCACGCGATAGCAGAGGAATTGAGCATGGCCAGAAAAATTCAGCTCGATCTGCTGCCGGACAAACCACCAAATCCTGAGAGATATGATATCGAAAGTTATTACAGACCCGCGAGGGAGGTTGGCGGCGATTACTTCGATTTCTTCCATCTGCCGGACCGTAACCTGGGGATAGCCATTGCTGATGTTGCCGGGAAGGGAATTCCAGCTGCGCTTACCATGGCAGGTCTGAAAGGCAATCTTGAAGCCTATGTTCAGAACATTTATTCAATAAGTGAAATTATGCAGAAGGTTAACGAATCTTCCGTTCTTGGTGAGGGAGATCTGATTATGACGGGTCTTTTTTACAGCGTACTTGATCTTGATTCAGGTAAGCTCACCTATGTGAATGCCGGACATAATCCACCTCTTCTTGTCAGGAGGGAGGGAAGTACAACCTGGCTTGACAGGGGTGGACTCATCCTCGGACTTTCAGACAATGCGGAATACGAGCATGGAACGGATGAACTCGAACCTGGAGATGTTCTTGTCCTTTATACAGATGGAATCACAGAAGCCATGGACAAATTCAATGTTGAATTAGGTATTGACAGACTGAAACAGGTAGTTCTGGACAACAGAGACCTTTCAGCTCAGCAGATCGCGGGAGGAATCCTTGAAGCAGTGAATTCCCATTCGGATGGAATACCGCAGGGAGATGATCAGACTCTTGTAGTTGTGAAACACAGGTAA
- a CDS encoding STAS domain-containing protein, whose amino-acid sequence MKIKEEMKGDVLVVSLSGKVIGGPELMNVKTVFQNAVNHDISKVLLDLGKVTWMDSSGLGVIVSGHTTLSRAGGSLRILNATKKIHELFIITKLITIFETYNDEQEALNSFGE is encoded by the coding sequence TTGAAGATCAAGGAAGAGATGAAGGGTGATGTGCTTGTCGTTTCTCTTTCCGGCAAAGTTATAGGTGGCCCTGAACTGATGAACGTGAAAACAGTATTTCAGAATGCTGTTAATCATGATATTTCAAAAGTACTGCTTGATCTCGGAAAAGTCACCTGGATGGATAGTTCAGGACTTGGAGTAATTGTCTCCGGTCATACTACTCTCTCCAGAGCAGGTGGATCTCTCAGGATTCTCAATGCCACCAAGAAAATTCATGAACTGTTTATCATTACAAAACTGATCACTATCTTCGAAACTTATAATGATGAGCAGGAAGCGCTGAACAGCTTCGGAGAATAG
- a CDS encoding GAF domain-containing protein — protein MRIRSKVLLTAFLIIIATGLSVILVVRSISKSILEEQMIDHLASIAEIRARYVDSILSEYRQITVLASTGSSYINLVSGKEEMEDAIEAVNRRISAVLFSYDVISRIRVLDRNGIVMASSHSDIGNDLSGDSLFMNVTDGGVYTGELHFSRFTGNPVLSISAPIYKSGEFRGAIVINFDADKELFSSITDRTGQGETGEVYVIDRNGLMLTPSLYIDNAVLHVEVDLETAGGIAETCRFEGGEHESVAVFTNNYMGKDVISIHSHVSDIDCILIAEISVEEAFAPVDRLTRSMLIVMAGVLVLGLLLSVAVSSSLAKPIEKLKDGVEEIMKGNLDCKIRSKTKDETGELSRAFSDMTAELKESRSGLEEHAGDLEKKISERTFELKLQFEKSEQQRIATLNLLQDLDESSSKLRDEISERKRTEKTLEQRVSHLAVLGEIGRNIASMLELDSLLTLTASLIHESFGYQYVSILLINPVTGKLVIRAGAGFDVAPTREIHLKIGEDGICGHVASTGEYLLVGDVKLDPRYFLIDELPGSRSELTVPVSVKGRVIGVLDVQSDKVNAFDKQDVFIIRIMADQAAIAIENAQLFERAAKDLAEREIAEKALESEKEMLRVTLRSIGDAVIAADTTGEIIMMNRVAEELTGYLQNEASGRKLTDIFHINDESTGEPCRDPVDEVLESMDVISYSNHKILSDNNGSERPIAYSCAPIQDRESRLVGAVVVFRDIAEHRRTEEELRKTARLESIGILAGGLAHDFNNMLSAILGNISLAKMSLDPEDSVYKTLTKSENASMRARDLTQQLLTFSKGGAPVRETTSIADLISETVNFALGGSKSRGEISIRDNLWAVDIDRGQISEVLSNLIINADQAMPEGGVIEVKVENAVINLDEIPSLPEGRYVTISISDNGIGIPAKQLEKIFDPYFTTKQTGSGLGLTIVYSILRKHDGYITVDSEIGVGTEFLLYIPASDSDEPAGTKLIQEALSGEGNILVMDDDKMVCDVAGGMLRHLGYNVDFAENGEEALEKYRGVMGSSESFDVVIMDLTIPGGMGGRNTIAMLLSMDPGAKAIVSSGYSEDPVMANYEKFGFYGCIKKPYRVAELGRILIEVMKKNKNRDDKDTGSASEE, from the coding sequence GTGAGAATACGCTCAAAAGTTCTCCTTACAGCCTTCTTAATAATCATTGCGACGGGATTGTCTGTCATTCTTGTTGTGAGAAGTATCTCGAAAAGCATTCTTGAAGAACAGATGATCGACCATCTCGCCTCCATCGCGGAGATCAGGGCAAGATATGTCGATTCTATTCTGAGCGAGTACAGGCAGATCACCGTGCTTGCATCAACAGGAAGTTCTTACATCAATCTTGTTTCAGGAAAAGAAGAAATGGAAGATGCAATTGAAGCCGTGAACAGAAGGATCAGTGCTGTACTGTTCTCTTACGATGTGATCTCGCGGATAAGGGTGCTTGACAGGAACGGCATTGTAATGGCTTCATCTCATTCGGATATCGGAAATGATCTCAGCGGGGATTCACTGTTTATGAATGTTACCGATGGAGGGGTCTATACAGGTGAACTGCACTTTTCGCGATTTACGGGCAATCCGGTATTAAGTATTTCAGCTCCGATCTACAAATCCGGTGAGTTCCGGGGAGCGATTGTAATTAATTTTGATGCAGATAAGGAACTGTTTTCTTCTATAACGGACAGGACCGGTCAGGGGGAGACAGGAGAGGTTTATGTAATTGACAGAAACGGTCTTATGCTTACTCCTTCTTTATACATCGATAACGCTGTTCTGCATGTGGAGGTCGATCTGGAGACAGCGGGGGGTATCGCGGAAACCTGTCGATTCGAGGGCGGAGAACATGAATCTGTAGCTGTTTTTACAAATAATTACATGGGGAAAGATGTTATCAGCATTCATTCACATGTTTCCGATATTGACTGCATCCTTATAGCTGAAATCAGCGTTGAAGAAGCCTTCGCTCCTGTTGACAGACTCACTCGAAGCATGCTCATCGTTATGGCTGGAGTGCTTGTTCTGGGTTTATTGCTTTCAGTAGCTGTCTCATCCAGTCTGGCAAAACCCATCGAGAAGCTGAAAGATGGTGTGGAAGAGATAATGAAGGGAAATCTTGATTGCAAAATCAGGTCAAAAACGAAGGATGAGACGGGAGAACTCTCAAGAGCATTCAGTGATATGACAGCGGAACTTAAAGAATCAAGAAGCGGACTGGAAGAACATGCCGGAGATCTTGAAAAAAAGATATCTGAAAGAACATTTGAATTGAAGCTGCAGTTTGAAAAAAGTGAGCAGCAGAGGATCGCGACACTCAATTTACTCCAGGATCTGGATGAATCCAGCAGCAAACTGAGAGATGAAATCAGTGAGAGAAAACGAACGGAAAAAACGCTTGAGCAGAGGGTTTCACACCTTGCAGTGCTCGGGGAAATAGGCCGGAACATCGCATCAATGCTTGAACTGGATTCGCTACTTACACTTACTGCGTCTCTTATTCACGAGTCATTCGGCTATCAATATGTCTCGATTCTGCTGATTAATCCCGTTACAGGCAAGCTTGTTATCAGGGCGGGAGCCGGTTTCGATGTCGCGCCGACAAGGGAAATACATCTCAAAATCGGGGAAGACGGTATCTGCGGCCATGTTGCCTCCACCGGCGAATACCTTCTTGTCGGTGATGTTAAGCTTGATCCTCGATACTTTCTTATAGATGAACTGCCTGGCAGTCGTTCCGAACTGACGGTTCCTGTCAGCGTAAAAGGCCGGGTAATAGGTGTCCTTGATGTTCAGAGCGATAAGGTAAATGCGTTTGATAAGCAGGATGTGTTCATCATCCGGATTATGGCCGATCAGGCGGCAATCGCGATTGAGAACGCTCAGCTTTTCGAACGGGCGGCAAAAGATCTGGCCGAGAGAGAAATTGCGGAAAAGGCGCTCGAATCGGAAAAGGAGATGCTGAGGGTTACATTAAGGTCAATTGGTGACGCAGTCATCGCGGCTGATACTACCGGTGAGATCATTATGATGAACAGGGTTGCTGAAGAATTGACAGGATATTTGCAGAATGAAGCTTCAGGAAGAAAACTCACAGACATTTTCCATATTAATGATGAAAGTACGGGAGAACCATGCCGCGACCCTGTAGATGAAGTACTGGAATCAATGGATGTTATCAGTTACTCCAATCATAAGATTCTTTCGGACAATAATGGTTCAGAAAGACCAATTGCATACAGTTGTGCTCCCATTCAGGACAGGGAAAGCCGGCTGGTCGGCGCTGTTGTTGTTTTCCGCGACATTGCAGAGCATCGCAGGACAGAGGAAGAGCTTCGGAAGACCGCACGGCTTGAATCGATTGGTATTCTTGCGGGCGGTCTGGCCCATGATTTCAATAATATGCTTTCAGCGATACTTGGAAATATCTCTCTTGCGAAGATGTCACTTGACCCCGAAGACAGCGTGTATAAAACATTGACAAAGTCGGAGAACGCGTCCATGCGGGCGAGAGATCTCACTCAGCAGCTTCTTACTTTCTCAAAGGGCGGAGCGCCTGTCAGGGAGACAACATCCATTGCTGACCTCATCAGTGAGACAGTGAACTTCGCCCTTGGAGGATCAAAATCACGGGGAGAGATATCCATTCGGGATAACCTCTGGGCTGTGGATATCGATAGAGGACAGATCAGCGAAGTGTTAAGCAATTTGATAATTAATGCGGATCAGGCAATGCCGGAAGGAGGTGTGATTGAAGTCAAGGTAGAGAATGCTGTAATCAATCTGGATGAGATCCCTTCATTACCGGAAGGCAGATATGTAACTATCTCGATCTCGGATAATGGCATCGGGATACCCGCAAAACAGCTGGAGAAGATCTTCGATCCATACTTCACAACGAAACAGACAGGAAGTGGTCTTGGTCTTACCATTGTTTATTCCATTCTGAGAAAACATGACGGATATATTACTGTTGATTCCGAGATCGGAGTTGGGACTGAATTTCTCCTGTACATTCCTGCTTCAGACAGCGATGAACCAGCCGGAACAAAATTAATACAGGAAGCACTTTCCGGTGAAGGAAATATCCTTGTCATGGATGATGATAAAATGGTGTGTGACGTTGCGGGCGGAATGCTCAGGCATCTGGGCTATAATGTTGATTTCGCTGAGAATGGTGAAGAAGCCCTTGAAAAATACAGAGGAGTGATGGGGAGCAGCGAATCGTTTGATGTGGTTATCATGGATCTGACCATTCCGGGAGGAATGGGTGGCAGAAACACGATAGCCATGCTTCTTTCAATGGATCCCGGAGCAAAAGCGATTGTATCAAGCGGTTATTCAGAAGATCCGGTGATGGCTAACTATGAGAAATTTGGATTCTACGGGTGCATCAAAAAACCCTATCGTGTTGCTGAACTTGGAAGAATACTTATAGAAGTCATGAAAAAAAATAAAAACAGGGATGATAAGGATACAGGATCTGCTTCAGAAGAATAA
- a CDS encoding SAM-dependent chlorinase/fluorinase, producing MQARTLFLLSDFGTSDTYVAQMKAAVLRTAPVGTSIVDLTHDIEAGSVMEGAFHLYASLQAIPPGSVVVAVVDPGVGTERHGIICRAGGIFFAGPDNGIFSLLPVDKAWRLPRLPSDSCATFHGRDLFAPAGARLLINPGWVNSLESIDPGILVSLEIRPPEETEEGCHATVAHIDRFGNVVLWLSPSDADGFHPSEIRLPAGGIVPVTRVKTYGNRQGLLFLAGSQGCMELSLSCGRASSILGVSAGDRILLKRSIR from the coding sequence ATGCAGGCAAGAACTCTATTCCTCCTTTCGGATTTCGGAACATCTGATACATACGTCGCTCAGATGAAGGCAGCAGTTCTGCGCACTGCTCCTGTCGGGACATCCATTGTAGACCTGACACACGATATCGAAGCCGGTTCAGTGATGGAGGGGGCTTTCCACCTTTATGCCTCTCTGCAGGCAATTCCTCCCGGTTCCGTTGTTGTAGCTGTTGTTGATCCCGGTGTTGGAACAGAACGGCACGGAATTATCTGCAGGGCTGGCGGGATATTCTTCGCGGGTCCGGATAACGGAATATTCAGCCTGCTTCCGGTTGATAAGGCATGGAGGCTTCCTCGACTACCCTCTGATTCCTGTGCTACTTTTCACGGCAGAGATCTGTTTGCGCCTGCTGGAGCGAGACTCCTGATAAATCCGGGATGGGTGAACAGCCTGGAAAGTATTGATCCTGGAATATTGGTTTCATTGGAGATCAGACCACCGGAAGAGACTGAGGAAGGCTGTCATGCAACCGTTGCTCATATAGATCGATTCGGGAATGTTGTTTTATGGCTGTCTCCGTCAGATGCTGATGGATTCCACCCATCTGAAATCAGGCTGCCAGCAGGTGGAATCGTACCTGTCACCAGGGTAAAAACTTATGGAAACAGACAGGGGTTACTTTTTCTCGCAGGCAGCCAGGGCTGCATGGAGCTTTCTCTCAGTTGCGGGAGAGCATCCTCCATACTTGGAGTGTCTGCCGGAGACAGAATATTACTGAAAAGGAGTATCCGTTGA
- a CDS encoding response regulator: MNKREVLILLVEDNPDDVELTLKAFEKHNLANEIIIARDGEEALNLLFPEDDSVSEPCTPDLVLLDLKLPKIDGMEVLRRIKSDPITKLIPVVILTSSKEEKDLTESYRLCVNSYIRKPVNFEKFTEAIIQLGLYWLLLNESPVS; encoded by the coding sequence ATGAATAAGAGAGAAGTTCTGATACTTCTGGTAGAGGACAATCCGGACGATGTGGAACTGACCCTGAAGGCTTTCGAGAAGCACAATCTTGCCAACGAGATAATAATCGCGAGGGACGGAGAGGAAGCTCTCAACCTCCTGTTTCCGGAAGATGATAGTGTCTCTGAACCATGTACTCCCGATCTGGTTCTTCTGGATCTGAAACTGCCTAAAATTGACGGCATGGAAGTCCTCCGCAGGATAAAAAGCGATCCAATAACAAAACTTATTCCAGTTGTGATTCTTACGTCTTCAAAAGAAGAGAAGGATCTTACCGAGAGCTACCGTCTTTGTGTAAACAGCTATATCAGGAAACCTGTTAATTTCGAGAAGTTCACTGAAGCTATAATTCAACTCGGTTTGTACTGGCTTCTGCTGAATGAATCTCCGGTGAGTTAG
- a CDS encoding PAS domain S-box protein has protein sequence MNARTLELLILEDNIDDAELAVKQLEKEGFDVEYSVADTEDSFREAIDADPDLILADYSLPGFSCLDALRIHQNVTPDIPLILFSGTIGEEKAADCIKLGAVDYVLKDNLVRLAPAVRRALDEARIRRERMNAEMKLRESEEKYRLTVENSNDGICIVQDGRMVFLNPQVGKLLGYPRGSGIDKPFIDYFHSDDQQRIIAEYERFAKGLEERQKIETILISSDGREISVELNISVTSHEGSRAGLVYIREITERKRMEDALRKSEAQKQALLDGSPDMIILLDTDLKVLWANRTALSMNPDSIGQFCYKAFPGIEEPCDGCPIVKAIETGENETGIVYQEAVEGKRGERYWEDIGVPMKDGNGNVIEVIKIARNITDRVKREKDLRRKNEELERFNSLAVGRELKMVELKREINALLEELGREPAFNLPSGHETEASK, from the coding sequence ATGAACGCGAGAACACTTGAATTGCTGATTCTGGAGGATAACATAGACGATGCTGAGCTGGCCGTAAAACAGCTTGAAAAGGAAGGATTTGATGTTGAGTACAGCGTTGCGGATACTGAGGATTCATTCAGAGAAGCTATCGACGCTGACCCTGATCTTATTCTTGCCGATTACAGCCTGCCGGGTTTCAGCTGTCTTGATGCTCTGCGCATACATCAGAATGTCACACCTGATATACCGCTGATACTCTTTTCCGGAACCATCGGAGAGGAAAAAGCAGCTGATTGTATAAAGCTCGGTGCTGTCGATTATGTTCTGAAAGATAATCTCGTCAGGCTTGCCCCTGCTGTACGAAGAGCGCTTGATGAAGCAAGGATTCGCAGGGAAAGAATGAATGCCGAGATGAAGCTGAGGGAAAGCGAGGAGAAGTACAGGCTTACAGTCGAGAATTCTAATGACGGTATCTGCATTGTGCAGGATGGCAGGATGGTTTTCTTAAATCCTCAGGTTGGTAAACTTCTTGGTTATCCCCGTGGCTCCGGTATCGATAAACCGTTTATCGATTATTTTCATTCCGATGATCAACAAAGAATAATCGCAGAATATGAGAGGTTCGCGAAAGGTCTGGAAGAACGGCAGAAAATCGAGACGATATTGATATCTTCGGATGGACGGGAGATCAGTGTTGAACTCAATATCAGTGTTACATCCCACGAGGGCAGCCGTGCAGGTCTTGTATACATTCGCGAGATAACCGAGCGAAAGAGGATGGAAGACGCGCTTCGGAAGAGCGAGGCTCAGAAACAGGCCCTTCTCGACGGTTCCCCCGATATGATAATCCTGCTGGATACGGATCTTAAAGTACTCTGGGCCAACAGAACGGCTCTTTCCATGAATCCTGATTCAATCGGTCAATTCTGTTACAAAGCATTCCCCGGAATTGAAGAGCCCTGCGATGGCTGCCCGATTGTTAAAGCCATTGAAACGGGAGAAAACGAAACAGGTATCGTGTATCAGGAGGCCGTTGAAGGAAAAAGAGGTGAAAGATACTGGGAAGATATAGGTGTTCCGATGAAGGACGGGAACGGAAATGTTATCGAGGTTATCAAGATTGCCAGGAACATTACGGATCGGGTAAAAAGGGAAAAAGATCTTAGAAGAAAAAACGAAGAGCTCGAGAGATTCAATTCACTCGCTGTCGGCAGAGAACTGAAAATGGTGGAGTTGAAACGGGAGATTAACGCACTGCTTGAGGAACTTGGCAGAGAACCCGCGTTTAATCTGCCCTCCGGTCATGAAACAGAGGCTTCGAAGTGA
- a CDS encoding ATP-binding protein — MRAIEIRLPSEVSVLEPLQLFVESIGKYAGVDDDELSSLSVAVIELVKNGMEHGNGNDPEQIVTITIDTFQSRIRFFIDDEGIWEPDMAPGFNPGEGEELLSCRGRGVLIARNLAKWVEFGLTPEGKTRVTLIWPLT; from the coding sequence GTGCGAGCAATAGAGATTCGGCTACCAAGTGAAGTATCCGTTCTGGAGCCTCTTCAGCTTTTTGTCGAGAGTATCGGGAAGTACGCTGGAGTGGATGATGATGAACTGTCTTCACTTTCAGTTGCGGTTATCGAACTTGTTAAAAACGGAATGGAACACGGGAACGGCAACGATCCTGAGCAGATTGTAACAATCACTATTGATACTTTCCAGAGCAGGATTCGTTTCTTTATTGATGATGAGGGCATCTGGGAACCCGATATGGCACCGGGATTTAATCCGGGAGAAGGAGAGGAACTTCTTTCTTGCAGAGGACGCGGAGTTCTGATTGCAAGAAATCTGGCAAAATGGGTGGAATTCGGTCTTACACCTGAGGGAAAAACCAGGGTTACTCTTATTTGGCCTTTGACCTGA